One part of the Streptomyces sp. AM 2-1-1 genome encodes these proteins:
- a CDS encoding aldose epimerase family protein: MPRPTAHRTPFGSAPEDAEADLWTLDSGTGVRAEVLTYGGILHRLSVPDVRGRSRQIVRSLPAMDDYAKDHPYFGALVGRYANRIAHGSFTLDGTTHRIPLNDRGHALHGGPEGFHTRVWAATAQEGDTAASVTLRLHSPDGDMGFPGALDVCATYALDASGTFSLDCTAATDRATVVNLTQHAYFNLGDDADILGHTLEVDADHYLPVDPEGIPEGDPAEVRGTPFDLREPRVLRERFALPNEQLAAAGGYDHCWVLRDSAPGRLRRAARLTAPDASRVMEVWTTEPGIQVYSGNLLDGTFTDGEGRVHDRHGAVCLETQHLPDSPNRPGYPSTVLRPGRTLRTRTEWRFPHLRAPH, encoded by the coding sequence ATGCCCCGCCCCACCGCGCACCGCACTCCTTTCGGCTCCGCTCCCGAAGACGCCGAGGCAGACCTCTGGACGCTGGATTCCGGCACCGGAGTGCGGGCCGAAGTCCTCACCTACGGAGGGATCCTGCACCGCCTGTCCGTGCCGGACGTCCGCGGCAGGAGCAGACAGATCGTCAGATCGCTCCCGGCGATGGACGACTACGCGAAGGACCACCCCTACTTCGGTGCGCTCGTGGGCCGTTACGCCAACCGGATCGCGCACGGCAGCTTCACGCTCGACGGCACCACCCACCGGATCCCCCTCAACGACCGCGGCCACGCGCTGCACGGCGGTCCCGAGGGCTTCCACACGAGAGTCTGGGCGGCCACCGCCCAGGAGGGTGACACCGCCGCCTCCGTCACCCTGCGCCTGCACAGCCCCGACGGCGACATGGGCTTCCCCGGAGCCCTGGACGTCTGCGCCACGTACGCCCTCGACGCCTCGGGCACCTTCTCGCTCGACTGCACGGCCGCCACCGACCGGGCGACGGTCGTCAACCTCACCCAGCACGCCTACTTCAACCTCGGCGACGACGCCGACATCCTCGGCCACACCCTGGAGGTCGACGCCGACCACTACCTCCCCGTGGACCCCGAGGGCATCCCGGAGGGCGACCCGGCCGAGGTGCGCGGCACCCCGTTCGACCTCAGGGAACCGCGCGTCCTGCGCGAGCGCTTCGCCCTCCCGAACGAGCAGCTCGCCGCCGCCGGCGGGTACGACCACTGCTGGGTGCTGCGCGACTCGGCCCCCGGCCGACTGCGCCGCGCCGCCCGGCTCACCGCGCCCGACGCGTCCCGGGTGATGGAGGTGTGGACCACCGAACCGGGCATCCAGGTCTACTCGGGCAACCTGCTGGACGGCACCTTCACCGACGGCGAGGGCCGCGTCCACGACCGCCACGGCGCGGTCTGCCTGGAGACCCAGCACCTGCCGGACTCGCCCAACCGCCCCGGCTACCCGAGCACGGTGCTGCGCCCCGGCCGGACACTCCGCACCCGCACGGAGTGGCGCTTCCCGCACCTGAGGGCCCCCCACTGA
- a CDS encoding carbohydrate binding domain-containing protein has protein sequence MKRSPFRLLRRPVAAAATAAALLSLLTAIPKTQEVAAAPVAASENSATVFYWTKTKNWSAYKLHWAPDGGSWTNVPGTAMTAACTDWVKLTVPLGTAAGLAATFNNGQGVWDNNSGNNYALGTGNVTVKDGVVAHSDPCADTGTTPSPSPTGTNSAQVYYSTATVGWTTVNVHYQPVGGAWTTAPGVGMEAACTGWVRRTVDLGTATGLNATFNNGNGVWDNNNGANYALVGGRTTVKDHKVISGAADPCAAVVPDTTAPTAPTKAAAAADGVSVVLSWEPSRDDVGVTKYQVTRTGGTKGSLVTDTGSTVFSDTGLEERTAYSYTVRAVDAAGNVSAASAAATATTGARPPAAASGQPLGTDPRKDPIYFVLTARFNDGDTTNDRGGSQDVKSGNAANNDPMFRGDFKGLVKKLDYIKGLGFSAIWITPVVLNRSDYDYHGYHGYDFYKVDPRLESAGASYQDLINAAHAKGMKIYQDVVYNHSSRWGAKGLFTPTVYGVRDSQWSWYYDEKSEGFDYDGLTVETKSGKSYYNGDLWSTAEPAGNTCLNWGKPTGGTSAEGYKVYNCQWPNATSGMFPKAYYHNCWIGNWEGEDSRSCWLHEDLADFDTESAPVQNYLIGAYDKYIDMGVDGFRVDTAVHIPRTTWNRRFLPAIQERVTSRFGAEAAKNFFVFGEVGAFVNDKWNRGSVNHSAQFFTWKERKDYSADDAAASLEMYTYEEQLGTGQQPVSDNAFLKGNSYHAPDHSRFSGMNVIDMRMHMNFGDANNAYGNGKDSDDSYNDATYNVVYVDSHDYGPNKSSERYAGGTDAWAENMALMWTFRGIPTLYYGSEVEFQAGKKIDCGPSCPLATTGRAYFGDRVAGDVTASDFGKVSSASGAVADTLAQPLVKHVQRLNQIRRAVPALQMGQYSTDGISGSMAYKRRYTDAASGVDSFALVTVTGGASYTGIPNGTYEDAVTGDVRTVTNGTLTVAAPGKGNLRVYVLGLGGRNAAPGKIGTAGPYLK, from the coding sequence ATGAAACGCTCCCCCTTTCGGCTGCTGAGACGCCCCGTGGCGGCGGCCGCGACGGCAGCCGCGCTGCTGAGCCTGCTCACCGCGATACCGAAGACGCAAGAGGTGGCCGCGGCACCGGTCGCCGCCTCCGAGAACTCGGCGACCGTCTTCTACTGGACGAAGACCAAGAACTGGTCCGCCTACAAACTCCACTGGGCGCCCGACGGCGGTTCGTGGACGAACGTGCCGGGTACGGCGATGACCGCCGCATGTACGGACTGGGTGAAGCTCACCGTGCCGCTCGGGACGGCCGCCGGCCTGGCCGCCACTTTCAACAACGGCCAAGGCGTCTGGGACAACAACTCGGGCAACAACTACGCGCTGGGCACCGGCAACGTCACGGTCAAGGACGGCGTCGTGGCCCACAGCGACCCGTGCGCGGACACCGGGACGACCCCGAGCCCCTCCCCCACCGGGACGAACAGCGCCCAGGTCTACTACTCCACCGCCACGGTCGGCTGGACCACCGTCAACGTCCACTACCAGCCCGTGGGCGGCGCGTGGACCACCGCCCCCGGTGTGGGCATGGAGGCGGCCTGCACCGGATGGGTCCGGCGGACCGTCGACCTCGGTACGGCCACCGGGCTCAACGCCACGTTCAACAACGGCAACGGCGTCTGGGACAACAACAACGGGGCCAACTACGCGCTCGTCGGCGGGCGCACGACGGTGAAGGACCACAAGGTCATCTCCGGTGCGGCCGATCCGTGCGCCGCGGTGGTCCCCGACACCACCGCCCCCACCGCCCCCACCAAGGCGGCCGCCGCCGCCGACGGCGTCTCGGTCGTCCTCTCCTGGGAACCGTCCAGGGATGACGTGGGGGTGACGAAGTACCAGGTCACCCGTACCGGCGGGACAAAGGGGAGCCTGGTCACGGACACCGGCTCCACCGTGTTCTCCGACACCGGTCTGGAGGAGCGGACCGCGTACAGCTACACCGTCAGGGCGGTGGACGCGGCGGGCAACGTCTCGGCGGCCTCGGCGGCGGCGACCGCCACCACCGGCGCCAGGCCCCCGGCGGCCGCCTCGGGGCAGCCGCTCGGCACCGACCCGCGCAAGGACCCGATCTACTTCGTCCTCACCGCCCGCTTCAACGACGGTGACACCACCAACGACCGGGGCGGCAGCCAGGACGTGAAGTCCGGCAACGCGGCCAACAACGACCCCATGTTCCGGGGTGACTTCAAGGGCCTGGTGAAGAAGCTCGACTACATCAAGGGCCTCGGCTTCTCCGCCATCTGGATCACCCCGGTGGTGCTCAACCGGTCGGACTACGACTACCACGGCTACCACGGATACGACTTCTACAAGGTCGATCCGCGTCTGGAGTCCGCCGGCGCCTCGTACCAGGACCTCATCAACGCGGCGCACGCCAAGGGGATGAAGATCTACCAGGACGTCGTCTACAACCACTCCTCGCGCTGGGGCGCCAAGGGACTGTTCACCCCCACGGTCTACGGCGTGCGGGACTCCCAGTGGAGCTGGTACTACGACGAGAAGAGCGAGGGCTTCGACTACGACGGACTGACCGTCGAGACGAAGTCCGGCAAGTCCTACTACAACGGCGACCTGTGGTCGACCGCCGAGCCGGCCGGCAACACCTGTCTCAACTGGGGCAAGCCCACCGGCGGTACGTCCGCCGAGGGGTACAAGGTCTACAACTGCCAGTGGCCGAACGCCACGTCGGGCATGTTCCCGAAGGCGTACTACCACAACTGCTGGATCGGCAACTGGGAGGGCGAGGACTCCCGCAGCTGCTGGCTCCACGAGGACCTGGCGGACTTCGACACCGAGAGCGCCCCGGTGCAGAACTACCTGATCGGCGCCTACGACAAGTACATCGACATGGGCGTGGACGGCTTCCGGGTCGACACCGCCGTCCACATCCCGCGCACCACCTGGAACCGCCGCTTCCTGCCCGCGATCCAGGAACGGGTCACCTCGCGGTTCGGTGCCGAGGCGGCGAAGAACTTCTTCGTCTTCGGAGAGGTCGGTGCCTTCGTCAACGACAAGTGGAACCGGGGTTCGGTCAACCACTCCGCGCAGTTCTTCACCTGGAAGGAGCGCAAGGACTACAGCGCGGACGACGCCGCCGCCTCGCTGGAGATGTACACCTACGAGGAGCAATTGGGCACCGGACAGCAGCCCGTCTCCGACAACGCCTTCCTGAAGGGGAACAGCTACCACGCGCCGGACCACAGCCGGTTCTCCGGGATGAACGTCATCGACATGCGGATGCACATGAACTTCGGTGACGCCAACAACGCCTACGGCAACGGCAAGGACTCCGACGACAGTTACAACGACGCCACCTACAACGTCGTCTACGTCGACAGCCACGACTACGGGCCCAACAAGAGCAGCGAGCGGTACGCGGGCGGCACGGACGCCTGGGCGGAGAACATGGCCCTGATGTGGACGTTCCGCGGCATCCCGACCCTGTACTACGGCTCCGAGGTCGAGTTCCAGGCGGGGAAGAAGATCGACTGCGGGCCCAGCTGCCCGCTGGCGACCACCGGGCGGGCGTACTTCGGCGACCGCGTCGCCGGTGACGTGACGGCCTCGGACTTCGGCAAGGTCTCCTCGGCGAGCGGCGCGGTGGCGGACACCCTCGCGCAGCCGCTGGTCAAGCACGTGCAGCGGCTCAACCAGATCCGGCGCGCGGTCCCGGCGCTCCAGATGGGCCAGTACTCCACCGACGGCATCAGCGGTTCGATGGCGTACAAGCGCCGGTACACGGACGCGGCGAGCGGGGTCGACTCCTTCGCCCTGGTGACGGTGACCGGCGGCGCCTCGTACACCGGGATCCCGAACGGTACCTACGAGGACGCGGTGACCGGGGACGTCCGGACCGTCACCAACGGCACCCTCACGGTGGCCGCGCCGGGCAAGGGCAACCTCCGGGTGTACGTGCTCGGCCTGGGCGGCAGGAACGCGGCCCCGGGCAAGATCGGCACCGCCGGTCCGTACCTGAAGTAG
- a CDS encoding cytochrome P450 produces MENTEAVRSCPFDFAQQLEFDPQLRELLTTAPVSRIRMPYGEGDAWLVTRYEDVRTVTTDRRFSRSAVTGRDFPRMTPEPIVQDEAINLMDPPASSRLRGLVAKSFTARRIDAMRAGTRRIVDRLLTDMEEDGSPADFMAAVASPLPLVTICEVLDIPGEDRPWLRAHALTMMNVGAAGKQDAVRAKAELRAYFGELTARRRRSPGQDLISTLATARDGDELLGDDELTVMAMVLLITGQDTTTYQLGNIAYSLLTRPELTRTVRDSPERLPRTLEELLRHIPFRKGVGIPRIALVDVELSGVSIPAGDVVHVSYLTANRDAEKFERPDDLDPDRPSIPHMTFGWGAHHCLGAPLATMELETAFSSLLRRFPDLRLDVPAKDVRWNTTSIWRYPLTLPVTW; encoded by the coding sequence GTGGAGAACACGGAAGCCGTACGCAGCTGCCCCTTCGACTTCGCGCAGCAGCTGGAGTTCGACCCACAGCTCAGAGAGCTGCTGACCACCGCACCGGTCTCCCGCATCCGCATGCCCTACGGGGAAGGCGACGCCTGGCTGGTCACCCGGTACGAGGACGTCCGCACGGTCACCACCGACCGGCGGTTCAGCCGCAGCGCCGTGACGGGGCGCGACTTCCCCCGGATGACCCCCGAACCCATCGTCCAGGACGAGGCCATCAACCTCATGGACCCGCCGGCCAGCAGCAGGCTCCGCGGCCTGGTGGCCAAGAGCTTCACCGCCCGGCGGATCGACGCCATGCGCGCGGGTACCCGGCGCATCGTCGACCGGCTGCTCACCGACATGGAGGAGGACGGCAGCCCGGCCGACTTCATGGCCGCCGTCGCCTCGCCGCTGCCGCTCGTCACCATCTGCGAGGTGCTCGACATCCCCGGCGAGGACCGGCCCTGGCTCCGCGCACACGCCCTCACCATGATGAACGTCGGCGCCGCCGGAAAGCAGGACGCCGTCCGCGCCAAGGCGGAGCTCCGCGCCTACTTCGGCGAACTCACCGCCCGCCGCCGCCGGTCACCCGGCCAGGACCTCATCAGCACCCTCGCCACCGCCCGGGACGGCGACGAACTCCTCGGCGACGACGAACTGACCGTCATGGCGATGGTCCTGCTCATCACCGGACAGGACACCACCACCTACCAACTCGGCAACATCGCCTACTCGCTGCTCACCCGGCCCGAACTGACGCGGACCGTGCGCGACTCCCCGGAACGGCTGCCCCGCACCCTCGAGGAACTCCTGCGCCACATTCCGTTCCGCAAGGGCGTCGGCATCCCCCGGATCGCCCTGGTGGACGTGGAGCTCAGCGGCGTCAGCATCCCCGCCGGCGACGTGGTGCACGTCTCCTACCTGACCGCCAACCGGGACGCGGAGAAGTTCGAGCGGCCCGACGACCTCGACCCGGACCGGCCCTCCATCCCCCACATGACCTTCGGCTGGGGCGCTCACCACTGCCTCGGAGCCCCGCTCGCCACCATGGAGCTGGAGACCGCGTTCTCGTCGCTGCTCCGCCGGTTCCCGGACCTCCGTCTCGACGTACCGGCGAAGGACGTCCGCTGGAACACCACGTCGATCTGGCGCTACCCGCTCACCCTGCCCGTCACGTGGTGA
- a CDS encoding Dyp-type peroxidase yields MTDNDDRPAIGTNPAHGRRGFVLTGVGLAGAVAGAPAASGAPVRGASAAPGAERRSGVPFHGAHQAGVVTPQQAFAGFAAFDALGSDRGDLARLLTVLTARARVLTAGSPRGGPDDRLTVTVGVGASLFDERFGLRSHRPAGLRTMPAFPGDDLDPEACHGDLSVQICAEHPDAVLDAMVDLKRELRGLASVRWRSDGFLNPPRPSGAPRSIVGFKDGISRPDTSSEREMDRVLWLGTRAGTPAWARGGCYQVLRMTRLRAEAWDRLPVTEQERVFGRNKATGAPLTGTVETDVPDYRSDPDGRKISFDSHIRRANPRTPETADSLPLRRSYNFDRGLTPDGALDVGLNFCCYQQDIERQFEAVQRRLNGERLADFTVARGGGYFLVLPGVADASGVLGAGLLTD; encoded by the coding sequence ATGACAGATAACGACGACCGTCCGGCCATCGGTACGAATCCCGCGCACGGACGGCGGGGGTTCGTGCTGACGGGCGTCGGTCTTGCCGGGGCGGTGGCGGGCGCGCCGGCCGCGTCCGGGGCGCCCGTTCGCGGGGCGTCCGCGGCGCCGGGGGCCGAGCGACGGAGCGGGGTGCCCTTCCACGGTGCGCACCAGGCCGGGGTGGTGACGCCGCAGCAGGCGTTCGCCGGGTTCGCCGCCTTCGACGCGCTCGGCAGCGACCGCGGCGATCTCGCCCGTCTGCTGACGGTGCTGACCGCGCGGGCCAGGGTCCTCACCGCGGGGTCGCCGCGGGGCGGGCCGGACGACCGTCTCACCGTCACGGTGGGGGTGGGGGCGTCCCTCTTCGACGAGCGCTTCGGCCTCCGGTCCCACCGGCCCGCGGGGCTGCGGACCATGCCGGCGTTCCCGGGCGACGACCTCGACCCCGAGGCCTGCCACGGCGACCTCTCGGTACAGATCTGCGCGGAGCACCCCGACGCCGTCCTGGACGCGATGGTGGACCTGAAGAGGGAGTTGCGGGGGCTGGCGAGTGTGCGGTGGCGGAGCGACGGGTTCCTCAACCCGCCCCGGCCGAGCGGCGCGCCGCGCAGCATCGTCGGGTTCAAGGACGGCATCTCCCGCCCGGACACCTCCTCCGAGCGGGAGATGGACCGGGTGCTGTGGCTGGGGACGCGCGCCGGCACGCCCGCCTGGGCACGGGGCGGTTGCTACCAGGTCCTGCGGATGACCCGGCTGCGGGCCGAGGCGTGGGACCGGTTGCCGGTCACCGAGCAGGAGCGCGTCTTCGGCCGGAACAAGGCGACCGGCGCGCCGCTGACCGGCACCGTGGAGACGGACGTGCCCGACTACCGGTCGGACCCGGACGGAAGGAAGATCTCCTTCGACTCGCACATCCGCCGGGCGAACCCCCGGACTCCGGAGACGGCCGACTCACTTCCCCTGCGCCGCAGTTACAACTTCGACCGCGGCCTGACCCCCGACGGCGCGCTCGACGTGGGACTGAACTTCTGCTGCTACCAGCAGGACATCGAGCGGCAGTTCGAGGCGGTGCAGCGACGCCTGAACGGCGAGCGGCTCGCGGACTTCACGGTCGCCCGGGGTGGCGGCTACTTCCTCGTGCTGCCCGGTGTCGCGGACGCGAGCGGCGTACTCGGCGCTGGGTTGCTGACGGACTGA